A stretch of Chionomys nivalis chromosome 2, mChiNiv1.1, whole genome shotgun sequence DNA encodes these proteins:
- the Otos gene encoding otospiralin produces MQACMLWWLAIGVLLAIPAGAKPMPEEKDPYTQPPAMPYWPFSTSDFWNYVQYFQTQGAYPQIEDMARTFFAHFPLGSTLGFHVPYQED; encoded by the exons ATGCAAGCCTGCATGCTGTGGTGGCTGGCCATTGGCGTCCTGCTGGCGATTCCTGCAG GAGCCAAACCAATGCCAGAGGAAAAAG ACCCCTACACTCAGCCACCAGCCATGCCCTACTGGCCTTTCTCCACCTCTGACTTCTGGAACTACGTGCAATATTTCCAGACCCAGGGTGCATACCCACAGATCGAGGACATGGCCAGGACCTTCTTTGCACACTTCCCTCTGGGGAGCACCCTGGGCTTCCATGTCCCCTACCAGGAGGACTGA